In Synechococcus sp. PCC 6312, one genomic interval encodes:
- a CDS encoding PAS domain-containing hybrid sensor histidine kinase/response regulator: MINDARFLVQRFLLIFVPVSALIGLFLGYIYTNQKNNTRLDYQLREESKIERGISTISNTYERVISDIRTLGSQSSVQTILQKGLAAPEYYLRDIKDYTQNKGLYDALHFLNPDGVEVVRFVLDSQHQAQLSQPQLGKQLATSLGIDSAALSQWHSKDIQADPMELKTDSGRILQPYYPLIRFVTPIFSQNRKFQGTLVVDYTANDLFKDFGQNCISPLGSCQLLNAEGDWILGEQPDDHWSFMFPSLEKQSFALRYPQVWQLLQTQSSGQIETADGLFTFKRITPQGTKQNNHGYIIVSRVSDQALSASVAPLRLQFIGLFCILTLAVAGVSAKISWEQLRQYHLNQTLEASERTFRYLSDMLPVGVFQANAEGMSTYSNQKMLEIYGLSQAELTRGDWVNFIHPDDRKAMVNSWFDSVKKQTSWQHQFRLVRDGQERWIVGRGTPVFVDGQLTGYIGSYEDMTQAMEQQQYLAQAKEAAEQASRAKSDFLATMSHEIRTPMNAIIGLTGLLLDMELTEQQHEFLNTIRASGDALLSLINDILDFSKIESGRLEIEAYPFDLRACAEEALDLLAGRANEQGLELAYHMEPNTPVAVTGDMGRLRQILVNLIGNALKFTAAGEVVLYIQAHPLTPVNPDPTPEATEDTHYPIHQPYVFQFAIRDTGIGISPQGVTRLFQPFSQVDASTTRYFGGTGLGLAICKRLAEAMGGTIWLESCDGSGKLAKAGQPHSGFTPSPSSQLTNRGSTFYFTVTMPVNLQAEEQKSAHTIASLQGRKVLIVDDNATNRQILELQTTSWHMEPQAYPDAKSALTALKAGANFDLAILDLHMPHMNGLELGQAIHGLEAHKHLPLIMLSSVGQGNALIASQHFAAAIAKPIKQSALFNVLLRILNEFQASQTVQKPVTLSPETSMADLAKHLPPLKILLAEDNKVNQMVALRILERLGYRADVVANGLEVLAALQRQPYDVVLMDMQMPEMDGVTATQEIIRARPSQNRPFIIAMTANAMEGDRDICLDAGMDDYLSKPIKIPELVRALGQCQPITATRAEKLGYN, encoded by the coding sequence ATGATCAATGATGCCCGTTTTTTAGTCCAGCGATTTCTCCTCATATTTGTACCGGTGTCGGCCCTGATTGGCTTATTTCTGGGCTACATTTATACAAATCAAAAAAATAATACTCGACTAGATTACCAATTGCGGGAAGAGTCCAAAATTGAGCGGGGTATAAGTACCATTAGTAACACCTATGAACGAGTCATTTCGGATATTCGCACCCTTGGCTCTCAAAGTAGTGTTCAAACAATCTTGCAAAAGGGTCTAGCGGCCCCGGAATATTATTTAAGAGATATTAAAGACTACACCCAAAATAAGGGTCTTTATGATGCACTGCATTTTCTTAATCCTGATGGTGTAGAAGTTGTCCGCTTTGTCCTAGATTCTCAGCACCAGGCCCAACTGAGTCAACCCCAGCTCGGTAAACAACTGGCAACGTCATTAGGCATTGATTCCGCGGCCTTGAGTCAATGGCATTCCAAAGATATTCAAGCGGATCCCATGGAGTTAAAAACCGATTCGGGACGAATTCTGCAGCCTTACTATCCACTAATTCGTTTTGTTACGCCGATCTTTTCCCAAAACCGTAAATTTCAAGGCACCCTTGTAGTTGATTACACCGCCAATGATCTGTTCAAGGACTTTGGTCAAAACTGCATTAGTCCTTTAGGCTCTTGTCAATTACTGAATGCTGAAGGGGACTGGATTCTCGGAGAACAGCCGGATGATCATTGGTCATTCATGTTTCCATCTTTAGAAAAACAATCCTTTGCCCTGCGATACCCACAAGTGTGGCAATTGCTCCAAACCCAATCATCGGGGCAGATCGAAACCGCTGATGGCCTGTTTACGTTTAAGCGAATTACCCCCCAAGGGACAAAGCAGAACAATCACGGCTACATCATTGTTTCCCGTGTTTCAGATCAGGCTTTATCGGCTTCGGTTGCTCCCTTACGGCTGCAATTCATCGGATTATTTTGCATCTTAACCTTAGCAGTGGCTGGTGTTTCCGCCAAAATTAGTTGGGAACAGTTACGCCAATATCATCTGAATCAAACTTTAGAGGCGAGTGAACGCACATTTCGCTATCTGAGTGATATGTTGCCTGTGGGTGTGTTCCAGGCCAATGCCGAAGGGATGAGTACCTATTCCAATCAAAAAATGCTAGAGATTTATGGCCTTTCCCAAGCAGAATTGACCCGCGGGGATTGGGTGAACTTTATCCATCCCGATGATCGCAAGGCAATGGTGAATTCCTGGTTCGATAGTGTTAAAAAGCAAACATCATGGCAGCATCAGTTTCGCTTAGTTAGAGATGGGCAGGAGCGATGGATTGTCGGACGTGGGACACCAGTATTTGTGGATGGTCAATTAACAGGGTATATCGGTAGCTATGAAGACATGACCCAGGCCATGGAGCAGCAACAATATTTGGCCCAGGCCAAGGAAGCAGCAGAACAGGCCAGTCGGGCTAAGAGTGATTTTCTCGCCACCATGAGCCACGAAATTCGCACCCCCATGAACGCCATTATTGGCTTAACTGGCCTGTTGTTAGACATGGAATTAACCGAACAGCAACATGAGTTTTTGAATACAATCCGCGCCAGTGGCGATGCCTTACTCAGCCTAATTAACGATATTTTAGACTTCTCCAAAATTGAGTCAGGACGACTGGAAATAGAAGCTTATCCCTTTGATCTGCGGGCCTGTGCTGAGGAAGCCTTAGATTTGCTGGCCGGGCGGGCTAATGAACAGGGCTTAGAGTTGGCTTATCACATGGAACCCAATACCCCGGTCGCGGTGACGGGCGATATGGGGCGATTACGACAAATTTTGGTCAATCTGATTGGTAATGCTTTGAAATTTACGGCGGCAGGGGAAGTAGTGCTTTATATCCAGGCCCATCCTCTCACTCCCGTTAATCCCGATCCCACCCCAGAGGCGACGGAAGATACTCACTACCCCATCCATCAGCCCTATGTCTTTCAATTTGCGATTCGTGACACCGGAATTGGTATTTCTCCTCAGGGCGTGACCCGTCTCTTTCAGCCTTTTAGTCAAGTGGATGCTTCAACAACGCGCTATTTTGGCGGAACTGGCCTGGGTCTAGCCATTTGTAAGCGTTTAGCAGAGGCGATGGGAGGGACGATCTGGCTTGAAAGTTGCGATGGCAGTGGCAAGCTGGCCAAGGCTGGACAACCTCACTCAGGCTTTACTCCAAGTCCCTCCTCTCAACTCACCAACAGGGGGTCAACCTTTTATTTCACCGTCACGATGCCCGTAAATCTCCAGGCCGAGGAGCAGAAATCCGCCCACACGATTGCCTCTCTCCAAGGCCGGAAAGTCTTAATTGTGGACGATAACGCCACCAACCGCCAAATTTTAGAGTTACAAACCACATCCTGGCACATGGAACCCCAAGCCTATCCTGATGCTAAATCGGCGTTAACGGCCCTAAAGGCGGGGGCTAATTTTGATTTAGCAATTTTGGACCTACATATGCCTCACATGAATGGCCTGGAATTGGGACAAGCGATTCATGGTCTAGAGGCCCACAAACATCTCCCCTTAATCATGCTTTCATCTGTTGGACAGGGGAATGCCCTAATTGCCAGTCAACATTTTGCCGCCGCGATTGCGAAGCCGATCAAACAATCCGCCCTCTTTAATGTCCTACTGCGCATCTTGAATGAATTCCAGGCCAGCCAAACAGTCCAAAAGCCCGTGACCCTCTCCCCTGAAACTTCGATGGCTGATTTGGCCAAACATCTTCCTCCCTTGAAAATCTTACTAGCAGAAGATAATAAGGTCAATCAAATGGTTGCCTTGCGAATTCTAGAACGCTTAGGGTATCGGGCAGATGTGGTGGCCAATGGCCTGGAGGTACTCGCAGCACTCCAACGACAACCCTATGATGTGGTCTTGATGGATATGCAAATGCCAGAAATGGATGGAGTTACGGCCACTCAAGAAATCATCAGGGCCAGGCCCTCGCAAAATCGTCCCTTTATTATTGCCATGACGGCCAATGCCATGGAGGGGGATCGAGATATTTGTTTAGACGCGGGGATGGATGACTATCTCAGTAAGCCCATTAAAATTCCGGAATTAGTTCGAGCCTTAGGCCAATGTCAACCCATAACAGCAACAAGAGCCGAAAAATTGGGCTATAATTAG
- the miaA gene encoding tRNA (adenosine(37)-N6)-dimethylallyltransferase MiaA, translating to MQPGLIVIAGPTASGKSEMALKLAQGLGTVILSADSRQVYRGLDIGTAKPTPKQQAQVPHYLIDICEPTQTLTVAEYQTQAQDLIQHFHTQHQTVLLVGGTGLYLQAITQGLTIPPVPPQPELRAQLSHLGQREIYQWLQQIDPTASQRIHPHDQVRTLRALEVYYVLGVPLSSLQHHHPPNYQILFLGLDYQDLGSYSSKIRERVETMLAQGWIGEIEFLVKQYEWELPLLQTLGYQEMGRYLQGQIGLDQAIEETTIHTRQFGKRQRTWFRNRMTFEWFEAADENLLDQLWERVQEFRQGLLP from the coding sequence ATGCAACCCGGTTTAATTGTCATTGCTGGGCCGACTGCGAGCGGGAAGTCAGAGATGGCCCTAAAACTGGCACAAGGTTTGGGAACGGTCATTCTTAGTGCAGACTCTCGGCAAGTCTATCGGGGCCTGGATATTGGCACCGCTAAACCCACCCCAAAACAACAGGCCCAGGTTCCCCATTACTTGATTGATATTTGTGAGCCAACGCAAACCCTGACGGTTGCTGAGTATCAGACCCAGGCCCAAGACTTGATCCAACACTTTCACACCCAGCATCAAACAGTTCTTTTAGTTGGCGGGACTGGGCTATATCTCCAGGCCATCACCCAAGGTTTAACCATTCCACCGGTGCCACCCCAACCTGAACTCAGGGCACAACTAAGTCATCTCGGGCAAAGGGAAATTTATCAGTGGCTCCAACAGATTGACCCCACCGCCAGTCAACGCATTCATCCCCATGATCAGGTGCGCACCTTGAGAGCGTTGGAAGTGTATTACGTTTTAGGGGTTCCGCTTTCAAGTTTGCAACATCACCATCCCCCCAATTATCAAATTTTATTCTTAGGATTGGATTATCAAGACCTAGGGAGCTACAGCAGCAAGATTCGGGAGCGAGTTGAAACAATGCTGGCTCAGGGGTGGATTGGGGAAATCGAGTTTCTTGTCAAGCAATATGAATGGGAATTGCCGCTGTTGCAAACTCTGGGATATCAAGAAATGGGTCGCTATCTCCAAGGGCAGATTGGCTTAGACCAGGCCATTGAGGAAACCACAATCCACACCCGCCAATTTGGGAAACGCCAACGGACTTGGTTTCGTAACCGCATGACCTTTGAGTGGTTTGAGGCCGCGGATGAAAATCTATTGGATCAGCTTTGGGAGCGGGTACAAGAGTTTAGACAGGGCCTGCTACCCTAA
- the gyrB gene encoding DNA topoisomerase (ATP-hydrolyzing) subunit B, giving the protein MSLDYNAAQLRVLKGLEPVRTRPGMYIGTTGPKGLHHLVYEVVDNSVDEALAGYCNHVLIQMNHDGSVTVTDDGRGIPTDIHPDTGLSGVETVMTVLHAGGKFGDGGYKVSGGLHGVGVSVVNALSEWLEVKVWRNNTVFTQRYERGVPMTALEPSPATENRRGTSVTFFPDRQIFTETIEFEAKILTNRLRELAYLNAGIRIEFIDARGEIPQSEVYCYEGGIREYIQYMIQDKEPLHPEMIYVQGEKNDVQVEVALQWCSDAYNESLMGFANNIRTNEGGTHLEGLKAVLTRTLNSIARKRNKLKEGDSNLAGENIREGLTAIVSVKVPNPEFEGQTKTKLGNTEVRGIVDSVVGEALTEYLDFRPQAADAILEKAIQAFNAAEAARRAREMVRRKSVLESSTLPGKLADCSSRDPSESEIFIVEGDSAGGSAKQGRDRRFQAILPLRGKILNIEKTDDAKIYKNTEIHALITALGLGIKGEDFDSSQLRYHRIVIMTDADVDGAHIRTLLLTFFYRYQRDLVDQGYIYIACPPLYKLERGRQHYYCYNDRQLQERIASFPENANYTIQRFKGLGEMMPQQLWDTTMNPETRMMKRVEIEDAAEADRMFTILMGDRVAPRREFIETYGPKLALAHLDI; this is encoded by the coding sequence ATGTCCTTGGATTACAATGCCGCTCAGTTGCGCGTCCTCAAAGGGTTAGAGCCTGTCCGCACCCGGCCTGGGATGTATATTGGCACAACTGGCCCCAAAGGACTCCACCATCTAGTTTACGAGGTCGTGGACAATTCCGTTGATGAAGCGCTTGCCGGTTACTGTAACCATGTCCTGATCCAGATGAATCATGATGGTTCGGTAACGGTGACGGATGATGGGCGGGGAATTCCAACTGACATTCACCCAGATACAGGATTGTCGGGCGTAGAAACAGTGATGACGGTGCTTCATGCGGGCGGTAAATTTGGGGATGGGGGTTATAAGGTTTCAGGCGGACTTCATGGTGTTGGAGTATCCGTTGTTAATGCGCTTTCTGAATGGTTAGAAGTGAAGGTTTGGCGGAATAATACGGTCTTTACGCAACGCTATGAACGGGGTGTGCCGATGACGGCCCTTGAGCCTAGCCCAGCTACAGAGAACCGCCGCGGCACCTCTGTCACCTTCTTTCCGGATCGGCAAATTTTTACCGAAACCATTGAATTTGAGGCCAAAATTCTCACCAACCGCTTGCGTGAACTGGCTTACTTAAACGCTGGAATTCGGATTGAGTTTATTGATGCTCGTGGTGAAATACCCCAATCGGAAGTGTATTGTTACGAGGGCGGTATCCGGGAATATATTCAATACATGATCCAGGACAAAGAACCCCTGCATCCAGAAATGATCTATGTCCAGGGGGAAAAAAATGATGTCCAAGTTGAGGTGGCCTTGCAGTGGTGTTCCGATGCCTATAACGAAAGTTTGATGGGCTTTGCCAACAATATTCGCACCAATGAAGGTGGAACCCACTTAGAAGGCTTAAAGGCGGTCTTAACCCGTACCCTCAATTCCATTGCCCGCAAGCGTAATAAGCTCAAAGAAGGTGATTCTAATTTGGCGGGAGAAAACATTCGTGAAGGCTTGACGGCCATTGTTTCTGTCAAAGTTCCTAATCCTGAATTTGAGGGGCAAACCAAGACAAAACTGGGAAATACGGAAGTGCGGGGGATTGTTGACTCGGTGGTTGGGGAAGCCTTAACGGAATATCTGGATTTTCGCCCCCAGGCCGCTGATGCTATTCTGGAAAAAGCAATCCAAGCCTTTAATGCTGCTGAAGCCGCCCGCCGGGCCCGAGAAATGGTGCGTCGGAAATCGGTATTAGAATCTTCAACTTTGCCGGGGAAATTAGCTGATTGTAGTTCTCGGGATCCATCGGAATCAGAAATCTTCATCGTGGAAGGTGATTCTGCGGGTGGGAGTGCCAAACAAGGGCGAGATCGGCGCTTTCAAGCAATTTTGCCATTGCGAGGAAAAATCCTCAACATTGAAAAAACTGATGATGCCAAAATTTACAAAAACACGGAAATTCATGCCCTCATTACCGCCCTTGGCCTGGGGATTAAAGGGGAAGATTTTGACTCCAGCCAGTTACGGTATCACCGGATTGTAATTATGACAGATGCGGATGTGGATGGGGCGCACATTCGGACATTATTGCTCACCTTTTTCTATCGCTATCAACGGGATTTAGTTGATCAAGGCTATATCTATATTGCTTGTCCACCGCTGTATAAACTCGAACGGGGTCGCCAACATTACTACTGCTACAATGACCGACAGTTGCAAGAACGAATCGCCAGCTTCCCAGAGAATGCCAACTACACCATTCAGCGATTCAAAGGTTTAGGAGAAATGATGCCCCAGCAGTTATGGGATACGACCATGAATCCAGAAACCCGGATGATGAAGCGAGTTGAAATTGAAGATGCCGCTGAAGCAGATCGGATGTTTACAATTCTCATGGGTGATCGCGTTGCCCCACGGCGAGAATTTATTGAAACCTATGGGCCGAAATTAGCACTAGCTCACTTAGACATCTAA
- a CDS encoding Uma2 family endonuclease, with protein MVQTPVKKLTLEDFLKLPETKPASEYIDGEIIQKPMPKGKHSILQGELLTAINSILKPQRVGLAFPELRCVFGTRAIVPDIAIFTWSRIPLDATGEIADIFLSAPDWVIEILSPDQSQTKLISKISHAIIHGTQMAWLIDPSEKSVLVFSTTYSVRAFAEFDNQLPVPEFAQDLHLTVGELFSWLIV; from the coding sequence ATGGTACAAACTCCAGTCAAAAAACTCACCTTAGAAGATTTCTTAAAACTGCCGGAAACCAAACCTGCCAGTGAATATATTGATGGAGAAATTATTCAAAAGCCCATGCCAAAAGGGAAACATAGTATTCTTCAAGGTGAGCTGTTAACCGCAATTAATAGTATTCTTAAGCCTCAACGGGTTGGCCTAGCTTTTCCTGAACTGCGGTGTGTATTTGGAACGAGAGCAATTGTCCCAGATATTGCGATATTTACCTGGAGCCGGATTCCTTTAGATGCAACGGGGGAAATTGCTGATATCTTTTTATCTGCACCGGATTGGGTTATTGAAATCTTATCTCCTGATCAAAGCCAAACAAAACTGATTAGTAAAATTTCCCATGCAATTATTCATGGTACTCAAATGGCCTGGCTAATTGATCCTAGCGAAAAAAGTGTACTTGTATTTTCAACTACTTACTCTGTGCGCGCTTTTGCAGAATTCGATAACCAGTTGCCAGTACCAGAATTTGCCCAAGACTTGCATTTAACGGTGGGTGAGTTGTTTAGCTGGTTAATTGTCTAA
- a CDS encoding ATP-binding protein, whose product MPALPEFITPELMSPGPALTIVGRVKGPGETGNEYIFITANPGPVRIGEFVFYHSPPLDVSGTNGAEPPLEILGKISACRLVDHLPDRMFADGELEPGAIAALIGFQYESPELYEITVEVIGFFDSRLGFSNPRRPPDPGTKVFQATDATLKQILNKKAPDAVGSVHLGSLLLRPPEAVPVALDVKELVSTHMVILAGTGSGKSYTAGVLVEELMLPKNRAAVLIFDPHGEYHTLEELRGHPAFRGEDGYQPQVKILTPNNVNIRVSSLDYYDILSLLPQMSDRQQAILNKAYANVIKKYQDKRWDINDLIQAVNEADRTQDEEGNEKQGSSAPALEWKLDKLARSPYFHAFQHLAPQDLFAPGQVTVLQMNEISQEEQQVICAAILRQANQARMNTHKGNVGAGDENYLPYPIFVLLEEAHRFAPAHDPSRCKQVIRTILSEGRKFGLGVGLITQRPGKLDSDVMSQCMSQFILRIVNPVDQDSLKYGVEAAGRDLLKELPALSKGQVIVAGACVNTPLLCRVRTRLTQHGGETLDAPQLWQDYFQTQHQEAREVKAALPQGRPRSRKVGGLSIE is encoded by the coding sequence ATGCCCGCTTTACCAGAATTTATTACACCTGAATTGATGTCCCCTGGGCCAGCCTTAACTATTGTCGGCCGGGTCAAAGGGCCTGGGGAGACGGGTAATGAGTACATCTTTATTACAGCTAATCCTGGGCCGGTGCGGATCGGAGAATTCGTCTTTTATCATTCACCCCCACTGGACGTATCTGGAACCAATGGAGCCGAACCGCCGCTAGAAATTCTGGGAAAAATCTCGGCCTGTAGGTTAGTGGATCACCTGCCAGATCGGATGTTTGCCGATGGAGAGCTAGAACCAGGGGCTATAGCTGCTTTGATTGGGTTTCAGTACGAGTCCCCAGAACTGTATGAAATTACCGTTGAAGTAATTGGCTTCTTTGATTCTCGCCTAGGCTTTTCCAACCCGCGCCGGCCCCCAGACCCAGGTACAAAAGTTTTCCAGGCCACGGATGCCACCCTCAAGCAAATTCTCAATAAAAAAGCTCCCGATGCGGTCGGTTCAGTCCATTTAGGTTCGCTGTTATTACGTCCGCCGGAAGCTGTACCTGTGGCTTTGGATGTGAAAGAACTGGTCAGTACTCACATGGTCATTTTGGCAGGGACAGGGTCGGGTAAATCCTATACAGCCGGGGTTCTAGTGGAAGAATTAATGCTCCCTAAGAATCGGGCCGCGGTCTTAATTTTCGATCCCCATGGGGAATATCACACCCTAGAAGAGTTACGGGGACATCCAGCCTTTCGCGGTGAGGATGGCTATCAGCCCCAGGTCAAAATTCTCACACCCAATAACGTCAACATTCGGGTTTCCTCATTGGACTATTACGACATCCTCAGTCTGTTACCGCAAATGAGCGATCGCCAACAGGCCATTCTCAACAAAGCCTATGCCAATGTGATCAAAAAATATCAGGATAAACGCTGGGATATTAATGACTTAATCCAGGCCGTGAATGAGGCCGACCGCACCCAAGATGAAGAAGGCAATGAAAAACAAGGGAGTTCGGCCCCAGCCCTGGAATGGAAACTGGATAAGTTAGCCCGATCCCCCTACTTCCACGCCTTTCAACATCTGGCCCCCCAGGATTTGTTTGCCCCAGGCCAAGTCACGGTCTTACAAATGAACGAAATTAGTCAGGAAGAGCAACAGGTGATTTGTGCGGCGATTCTGAGGCAAGCCAACCAGGCCCGGATGAATACTCACAAAGGCAATGTCGGCGCAGGGGATGAAAATTATTTACCCTATCCAATTTTTGTCTTACTGGAAGAAGCCCACCGCTTTGCCCCGGCCCATGACCCTTCCCGCTGTAAACAGGTGATTCGGACTATTCTCAGTGAAGGGCGCAAGTTTGGCCTGGGAGTGGGATTGATTACCCAACGGCCGGGGAAGCTGGATTCCGATGTTATGTCCCAATGTATGAGCCAATTTATTTTGCGGATTGTTAATCCCGTAGATCAAGACAGCCTTAAATATGGGGTAGAAGCGGCTGGTCGGGATTTACTCAAGGAATTACCCGCCCTGAGTAAAGGTCAAGTCATTGTGGCCGGGGCCTGTGTGAATACACCCTTACTGTGCCGAGTCAGAACACGCTTAACCCAACATGGCGGGGAAACCTTAGATGCACCTCAACTATGGCAAGACTATTTTCAAACTCAGCATCAAGAAGCACGAGAAGTCAAAGCTGCTTTACCCCAAGGTCGGCCACGTTCGCGCAAGGTGGGTGGCCTCAGTATTGAGTAA
- a CDS encoding aromatic acid exporter family protein has protein sequence MQKLRLLEKVPAGFWKHAIKTGLAATILAQFCQHLTLAEIQYPVMGLTATMLSSHFGDIVKLGWGRIGGSVIAGVVTACLLGLFGSQPLVGALAYLLATMVAEVLQYPAMSLQAGVIAGLIAAIPEYGKNPWLYSWHRVTENGLGVLVAVLVALLIWPEKPRLTLRDNLWQFLQLSHGLTQACLGRVIKDQRDSNSEGATLDRLIKLNQASEDLLNRSVYGYLGRDLTQENWSQLLTDQRRVRRHLTSMVKVLENQNLAQAFLTLVRGELAEISTQAQITISHLLRAIKSPKDILDTDKELTALDLSLEQLKTRLQKLRQAGITQEYPLETVIYSYDYLHSLQLLIQGWQSIAQQILFQAQPGTAEPIKQWKLGLPPEKRIRQIIKTALGVWFVLWLVQMNSQSWPFGFYTVIGLIGGMQPTLGQSISKLWHEIVGTGVGAILAVTFIYLVGPGPVVVGVGVFLTMVLCQALGVMQGLKHGCFILVISLIAEVSQFDVYVAGRFFYTLLGLVIALVVNRLIWPEITSNQLTPRISQAFQEFATTLSSFMAGLVPKSQAVVPLSVDLSQARQNLMSQRKMLAEVHLDPIDDFTISQTERFWNFTLSYETAIFRDLLLLEEALQHPESIAAYKRLFGHPQALAYPITKSLEEIAIGIRTETQPNIRLVDILSQAEHRAIQHLEAARSRRLTKDYDLDAVMGAIQLFATFQELSENLGAMLKDWPSTPKSSQGLLSQT, from the coding sequence GTGCAGAAATTAAGACTATTGGAGAAGGTTCCTGCTGGTTTTTGGAAGCATGCAATTAAGACGGGCCTGGCAGCAACAATTTTGGCTCAGTTTTGTCAGCATTTGACTTTGGCGGAGATTCAATATCCAGTCATGGGGTTAACGGCGACGATGCTGTCTTCCCACTTCGGAGATATTGTCAAGCTGGGTTGGGGACGCATTGGTGGCAGTGTGATTGCGGGGGTGGTGACAGCTTGCTTGCTGGGCTTGTTTGGCAGTCAGCCTTTGGTGGGTGCGTTGGCTTACTTGCTGGCAACAATGGTGGCGGAGGTGTTGCAATATCCAGCCATGTCGCTCCAGGCCGGGGTCATTGCGGGACTGATTGCGGCAATTCCCGAGTACGGTAAAAATCCTTGGCTGTATAGCTGGCATCGGGTGACTGAGAATGGCCTGGGGGTATTGGTAGCAGTATTGGTGGCACTGTTGATTTGGCCAGAAAAACCACGGCTGACTCTGCGAGACAATTTATGGCAGTTTTTGCAGTTGAGTCATGGGTTAACCCAGGCCTGCTTAGGGCGGGTCATTAAAGATCAGCGGGATAGTAACAGCGAGGGGGCGACCTTAGATCGGTTAATCAAGCTCAACCAGGCAAGCGAGGATTTACTCAATCGGTCAGTTTATGGCTACTTGGGACGGGATTTAACCCAAGAGAACTGGAGTCAACTCCTGACAGACCAACGGCGAGTACGGCGACATTTAACATCAATGGTGAAGGTTTTAGAGAATCAAAATTTAGCACAGGCATTTTTGACCTTGGTGCGGGGTGAATTGGCAGAAATTAGCACCCAGGCCCAGATCACAATCAGTCATCTCCTCAGAGCTATCAAAAGCCCTAAAGACATTTTGGACACAGACAAGGAACTTACTGCTTTAGACCTTAGCTTAGAACAACTCAAAACTCGTCTCCAAAAACTACGCCAAGCTGGGATCACACAGGAATATCCCCTTGAGACAGTTATCTATAGCTATGACTATTTACATAGTTTGCAGTTGTTGATCCAAGGCTGGCAGAGTATTGCTCAGCAAATTTTATTCCAGGCCCAACCGGGGACGGCGGAACCGATCAAACAATGGAAATTGGGGCTACCACCGGAGAAACGAATTCGACAAATTATCAAAACTGCTTTAGGGGTGTGGTTTGTTCTGTGGTTAGTTCAGATGAACAGCCAGAGTTGGCCCTTTGGGTTTTATACGGTGATTGGTTTGATTGGGGGCATGCAACCGACCCTGGGACAAAGTATCAGTAAGTTATGGCATGAGATTGTCGGGACAGGAGTGGGGGCAATTTTGGCCGTTACCTTTATCTATTTAGTGGGGCCTGGGCCAGTGGTAGTGGGTGTAGGGGTATTTTTAACCATGGTGCTCTGCCAGGCCTTGGGGGTGATGCAGGGGCTTAAGCATGGCTGCTTTATCTTAGTGATTTCCCTGATTGCGGAAGTGAGTCAGTTTGATGTCTATGTGGCAGGACGATTCTTTTACACTCTCCTTGGCCTGGTGATTGCGCTGGTGGTTAACCGTCTCATTTGGCCCGAGATCACGAGCAACCAACTCACGCCCCGGATTAGTCAAGCATTTCAGGAGTTTGCCACAACCTTATCTAGCTTCATGGCCGGATTAGTCCCCAAATCTCAGGCAGTTGTCCCTTTGTCCGTAGATTTATCCCAAGCCCGGCAAAACCTGATGTCCCAGCGAAAAATGTTAGCTGAGGTGCATTTGGATCCGATTGACGACTTTACAATTTCCCAAACAGAACGATTTTGGAACTTTACCCTCAGTTACGAAACAGCAATTTTTCGGGATCTATTGCTCCTAGAGGAAGCCCTTCAGCATCCAGAATCAATCGCGGCCTACAAACGTCTATTTGGACATCCCCAGGCCCTGGCTTATCCCATTACAAAAAGTCTGGAGGAAATTGCCATTGGGATTAGGACTGAAACCCAACCCAATATTAGGCTCGTGGACATCCTCAGCCAAGCGGAACACCGGGCCATCCAACACCTAGAAGCCGCCCGCTCTCGCAGATTAACCAAGGACTATGACCTAGATGCTGTCATGGGAGCAATTCAACTCTTTGCCACTTTCCAGGAACTCAGCGAAAACTTAGGAGCAATGCTCAAAGATTGGCCAAGCACCCCAAAAAGTAGCCAAGGACTCCTGAGCCAAACGTAA